A stretch of Scheffersomyces stipitis CBS 6054 chromosome 2, complete sequence DNA encodes these proteins:
- the LTA4 gene encoding Probable leukotriene A-4 hydrolase (LTA-4 hydrolase) (Leukotriene A(4) hydrolase) (Probable leukotriene A-4 hydrolase (LTA-4 hydrolase) (LTHA4) (Leukotriene A(4) hydrolase)~go_funtion membrane alanyl aminopeptidase activity~go_process proteolysis and peptidolysis) codes for MNVIKSRRPAVSPEIDPSTLSNYQNFAVSNTELFLDVLFDEKIVAGTVLYHLEVLNKDVSEVILDTSFLTVESVTVNGSEAEFSLHERVEPLGSRLAISIPPNSQKVQLFISFRTTERCTAIQFLDKEATDGKKAPYLFCQCQAIHARSLFPCFDTPALKSTYKLSAKSPLFTLMSGRPVNQEGDMYYFDQPVPIPSYLISIASGDIVKAKIGPRSDIYSEPVKIKDCQWEFENDMEDFIQIAEKLVFEYEWLRFDSLVLPSSFPYGGMEIPNLCQLTPTLICKDRSQVTVMAHELAHSWSGNLVTNCSWEHFWLNEGWTVYIERRIIEGIATAEAIKAGKKDPFAYGESMRHFSAIIGWNDLENSIKAMGNDAERFSPLVLDLKAGEDPDDSFSTVPYEKGFNLLFLIEQTVGGKKVFDKFIPSYFKKFRYGSLDTYQFVDYLYEFFNDKKVELDSIDWESWLYKPGMPPVMPKFDTTLADECYELADEWFSAIKNNSYLKHDFSSADIKSFEPNQSVVFLDTLISYNKHKDFNWKDHVDALKLMETAYTEYDTSLNAEILFRWYMLQVSGEREEFQHKLGQWLGTVGRMKFVRPGYVLLNEVNRELAIYYFKKFESNYHPICKTMVKKDLGLV; via the coding sequence ATGAACGTGATTAAGCTGCGCCGTCCTGCTGTATCGCCAGAGATCGACCCATCGACTCTCTCCAACTACCAAAACTTTGCTGTGTCGAACACTgagttgttcttggatGTGTTGTTTGACGAGAAGATCGTAGCTGGTACGGTTCTTTACCACTTAGAAGTGCTTAACAAGGACGTCTCCGAGGTCATTTTGGATACTTCGTTCTTGACTGTAGAATCCGTAACTGTAAACGGCTCTGAAGCTGAATTTTCGTTGCACGAAAGAGTTGAGCCTTTAGGTTCAAGATTAGCTATATCCATTCctccaaattcacaaaAAGTACAGTTGTTCATTTCCTTCAGAACCACTGAAAGATGCACGGCTATCCAGTTTTTGGACAAAGAAGCCACTGATGGCAAAAAGGCACCATACTTATTCTGCCAATGCCAGGCTATTCATGCCAGAAGCTTGTTCCCATGTTTCGATACTCCAGCTCTCAAGTCTACCTACAAGTTGTCTGCCAAGTCTCCCCTCTTCACATTGATGTCTGGAAGACCAGTTAATCAAGAAGGAGACATGTACTACTTTGACCAGCCAGTGCCAATTCCATCATACTTGATTTCTATCGCCTCTGGTGATATCGTGAAAGCCAAGATCGGACCAAGATCGGATATCTACTCAGAACCTGTCAAAATCAAGGATTGCCAATGGGAATTCGAAAACGATATGGAAGACTTCATCCAGATAGCTGAGAAGTTAGTGTTTGAGTACGAGTGGTTACGTTTCGACTCGTTGGTGTTGCCTTCTTCCTTTCCATACGGAGGTATGGAAATCCCCAATTTGTGCCAATTGACTCCTACCTTGATTTGCAAGGACAGATCCCAGGTCACAGTCATGGCACACGAATTGGCACACTCCTGGTCGGGTAATTTGGTCACCAACTGTTCTTGGGAACATTTCTGGTTGAACGAAGGCTGGACTGTCTACatcgaaagaagaatcattGAAGGTATCGCTACTGCTGAAGCCATCAAAGCTGGGAAAAAGGATCCTTTTGCTTACGGTGAAAGTATGAGACACTTCAGTGCTATCATTGGCTGgaacgacttggaaaactCCATTAAGGCCATGGGTAATGATGCTGAAAGGTTCTCTCCCTTGGTCCTTGACTTGAAAGCTGGTGAAGATCCAGACGACTCATTCTCTACTGTTCCATACGAAAAGggtttcaacttgttgtttcttATCGAACAAACCGTAGGCGGAAAGAAGGTGTTTGACAAGTTCATTCCTTcctacttcaagaagttcagaTACGGTTCTTTAGACACCTACCAATTTGTCGACTACTTGTACGAATTtttcaacgacaagaaggTCGAATTGGATTCCATTGACTGGGAATCGTGGTTATACAAACCAGGAATGCCACCGGTGATGCCTAAGTTCGACACAACCTTAGCTGATGAGTGCTACGAGTTGGCCGATGAATGGTTCTCTGctatcaagaacaactctTATCTCAAACACGACTTCTCTTCtgctgatatcaaatcGTTTGAACCCAACCAATCGGTTGTATTCTTAGACACTTTGATCTCATACAACAAGCAcaaagacttcaattgGAAGGATCACGTAGATGCTCTCAAATTGATGGAAACAGCTTACACCGAATATGACACCAGTTTGAATGCCGAAATCTTATTCAGATGGTACATGTTGCAGGTATCTGGGGAGAGAGAAGAGTTCCAGCACAAGTTGGGCCAATGGTTAGGAACTGTAGGTAGAATGAAGTTTGTCAGACCAGGATACGTCTTGCTCAACGAAGTTAACCGCGAACTTGCTATCtactacttcaagaagttcgaaTCCAACTACCACCCAATCTGTAAGACCATGGTTAAGAAGGACTTGGGTTTGGTTTAG
- the PRA1 gene encoding Prenylated Rab acceptor 1, whose product MSLLNFSVSSFSDRLNVDRIRSDLGTVQSTISKLKPPQEFFDFRRVSKPANFGEIQSRVGFNLGYFSGNYIAIVLILSVYALVTNLLLLFVTAFVIGGVYGISRLNGEDLVIPFGRYNTSQLYTGLLIVAIPLGFLASPISTMMWLIGSSSVTVLTHASLMEKPIETVFEEEV is encoded by the exons ATGTCtctcttgaacttttcG GTCTCAAGCTTTTCGGACAGATTAAATGTCGACAGAATCAGAAGCGACTTGGGCACAGTCCAAAGCACTATCTCCAAGCTCAAGCCTCCTCAAGAgttttttgatttcagaaGGGTCTCCAAGCCTGCCAACTTTGGTGAAATCCAGTCCAGAGTTGGTTTCAACTTGGGCTACTTTTCTGGTAACTACATTGCCATCGTCTTGATCTTGAGTGTCTACGCCTTGGtgaccaacttgttgttgctaTTTGTCACTGCCTTTGTCATTGGAGGTGTGTATGGTATCAGTAGATTGAACGGTGAAGACTTAGTGATTCCTTTTGGTAGATACAACACTTCTCAATTGTACACTGGTTTGTTGATTGTCGCCATTCCTCTCGGTTTCTTGGCCAGTCCTATCTCCACAATGATGTGGTTGATTGGTTCCAGTTCTGTCACCGTATTGACCCATGCTTCTCTCATGGAAAAACCAATCGAGACTgtgtttgaagaagaagtctaA
- the RPL39B gene encoding 60S ribosomal protein L39 (go_component intracellular; ribosome~go_funtion structural constituent of ribosome~go_process protein biosynthesis) gives SQKSFRTKQKLAKAQKQNRPLPQWIRLRTDNTIRYNAKRRHWRRTKLHI, from the coding sequence TCTCAAAAGTCTTTCAGAACCAAGCAAAAGTTGGCCAAAGCTCAAAAGCAAAACAGACCATTGCCACAATGGATCAGATTGAGAACTGATAACACTATCAGATACAACGCCAAGAGAAGACactggagaagaacaaagttGCACATCTAA
- the RPS22 gene encoding 40S ribosomal protein S22 (go_component intracellular; ribosome~go_funtion structural constituent of ribosome~go_process protein biosynthesis), with protein MTRTSVLADALNAINNAEKTGKRQVLIRPSSKVIIKFLTVMQRHGYIGEFEYIDDHRSGKIVVQLTGRLNKCGVISPRFNVKINDIERWTDNLLPARQFGFVILTTSAGIMDHEEARRKHVSGKILGFVY; from the coding sequence ATGACCAGAACCTCCGTCTTAGCTGATGCTTTAAACGCTATCAACAACGCCGAAAAGACCGGTAAGCGTCAAGTCTTGATCAGACCATCTTCCAAGgtcatcatcaagttcttgactGTCATGCAAAGACACGGTTACATTGGTGAATTCGAATACATTGACGACCACAGATCCGGTAAGATTGTTGTCCAATTAACCGGTAGATTGAACAAGTGTGGTGTCATCTCCCCAAGATTCAACGTCAAGATCAATGACATTGAAAGATGGACTGACAACTTGTTGCCAGCCAGACAATTCGGTTTCGTCATCTTGACCACTTCTGCTGGTATCATGGACCACGAAgaagccagaagaaagcaCGTTTCTGGTAAGATCTTGGGTTTCGTTTACTAA
- the RSP14 gene encoding 40S ribosomal protein S14 (go_component intracellular; ribosome~go_funtion structural constituent of ribosome~go_process protein biosynthesis), translating into MSTGPVRDGSQVFGVARIFASFNDTFVHVTDLSGKETIARVTGGMKVKADRDESSPYAAMLAAQDVAAKCKEVGITAVHIKIRATGGTKTKTPGPGGQSALRALARSGLRIGRIEDVTPVPSDSTRRKGGRRGRRL; encoded by the exons atgtcTACTG GTCCTGTTAGAGATGGCTCCCAAGTTTTTGGTGTTGCCCGTatctttgcttctttcaacGATACTTTCGTCCACGTTACCGATTTGTCCGGTAAGGAAACCATTGCCAGAGTCACTGGTGGTATGAAGGTCAAGGCCGACAGAGATGAATCTTCCCCATACGCTGCCATGTTGGCCGCTCAAGACGTCGCTGCCAAGTGTAAGGAAGTCGGTATTACCGCTGTCCACATCAAGATCAGAGCTACTGGTGGTACCAAGACCAAGACCCCAGGTCCAGGTGGTCAATCTGCCCTCAGAGCTTTGGCTAGATCCGGTTTGAGAATCGgtagaattgaagatgtcacTCCAGTTCCATCTGATTccaccagaagaaaggGTGGTAGAAGAGGTAGAAGATTGTGA